From the genome of Elusimicrobiota bacterium, one region includes:
- a CDS encoding polyprenyl synthetase family protein: MMPEPLHSYFESRRKLVEKALDHYMDKTISEPEIIHEAMRYSVFAGGKRLRPVLVLAAAECCGKKPEIALPTAAAMELIHTYSLVHDDLPAMDDDDLRRGRPTNHKVYGEAIAILAGDALLTKAFELISENAKIHSVRAQAVPAVVHLIAHGAGTFGMVGGQVLDIQMDGGQWKKHNGLPRTQASVEQLLRSIHRLKTAALIRSSLQAGALLAGASPKQLSAFGDYGEKIGLAFQIADDVLDVVADKKKLGKSGSDAKNKKLTFPAIYGLEASRRKAQTLVEEAKAALKPFKRQAQILKQLANYIVERDH; this comes from the coding sequence ATGATGCCGGAACCCCTGCACTCCTATTTTGAAAGCCGTCGGAAACTGGTCGAGAAAGCCCTCGACCACTACATGGACAAAACGATCTCGGAACCTGAGATCATCCATGAAGCCATGCGCTACTCGGTTTTTGCCGGCGGCAAACGCCTGCGTCCGGTGCTGGTTCTGGCCGCGGCCGAGTGCTGCGGGAAAAAGCCGGAGATCGCGCTTCCCACCGCCGCCGCGATGGAGTTGATCCACACGTACTCCCTGGTGCATGACGACCTCCCGGCCATGGACGACGACGATCTGCGCCGCGGCCGCCCGACCAACCACAAGGTTTACGGCGAAGCGATCGCCATTCTGGCGGGGGATGCCCTCCTGACCAAGGCTTTCGAGCTGATCTCGGAAAATGCTAAAATTCATAGCGTCCGTGCGCAGGCTGTTCCTGCAGTTGTCCACTTAATCGCACACGGGGCCGGCACCTTCGGAATGGTGGGAGGACAAGTCCTCGACATCCAGATGGATGGGGGGCAATGGAAGAAGCACAACGGCCTCCCCCGGACCCAGGCCTCAGTTGAGCAGCTTCTTCGTTCGATTCACCGGCTCAAGACCGCCGCGCTGATACGCTCCAGCCTTCAAGCAGGCGCCCTCTTAGCGGGCGCTTCCCCAAAGCAACTTTCGGCTTTCGGTGATTATGGGGAAAAGATCGGCCTGGCGTTTCAAATTGCTGATGATGTTTTAGATGTGGTGGCCGACAAGAAGAAGCTCGGGAAAAGCGGCAGTGATGCCAAAAACAAGAAGTTGACGTTCCCGGCGATCTACGGATTGGAAGCCTCTCGGCGAAAAGCGCAAACGCTTGTGGAAGAAGCCAAAGCCGCGCTGAAACCGTTTAAGCGGCAGGCACAAATCCTGAAACAGCTGGCTAATTATATTGTGGAAAGAGACCACTGA
- a CDS encoding exodeoxyribonuclease VII small subunit, translated as MPKSKELNFETSLKRLELIVEQLETKEAPLEESLKLFEEGIRLARGCQQKLEEAKKKVEILVKETGKLEPFKDGE; from the coding sequence ATGCCGAAGTCGAAAGAACTGAACTTTGAAACGAGCCTGAAACGGCTCGAGTTGATTGTCGAGCAGCTGGAGACCAAAGAAGCTCCCCTGGAGGAATCCCTGAAGCTGTTTGAAGAAGGGATCCGCCTGGCGCGCGGCTGCCAGCAGAAGCTTGAAGAGGCGAAAAAGAAAGTCGAAATTTTAGTCAAAGAAACCGGGAAATTAGAACCGTTCAAGGATGGAGAATAA
- the xseA gene encoding exodeoxyribonuclease VII large subunit, which translates to MKIFSVSEIVRDAKASLEAMYPDLWVEGEISNLVRHSSGHCYFSLKDPGASLSVVMFRDDFSRLPFKLEDGLQVLVNGRLTIYPPQGRFQMVAGAMEPKGKGGLQLAFEQLKAKLDKEGLFDPARKKPIPTLPEWIAVVTSRDGAALHDILTILDRRLAAVRVLVCPVKVQGEGSAEEITAAIRQLNRDFPKLDALLVGRGGGSLEDLWAFNEETVARAIAASRIPVISCVGHETDFTIADFVADLRAATPSAAAELVSRAKTELAEQLHQWTSRLRTRMTHQLNELEQRLIHALASRMLQRPLVLFEEHLLAIDGLREQLIQNTSRCLEQGDQTLRHLMEKLHLLSPLATLSRGYTITWTLPKHQLLKRAADVKAKDRIEVQLHEGRIYAEVERTEL; encoded by the coding sequence ATGAAGATTTTCTCGGTCAGCGAAATCGTACGGGATGCCAAAGCCTCTCTGGAAGCAATGTATCCCGATCTCTGGGTCGAGGGGGAAATTTCAAACCTGGTCCGCCATTCTTCCGGCCACTGCTACTTTTCTCTGAAGGATCCCGGTGCCTCGTTGAGCGTGGTGATGTTCCGCGACGACTTCAGTCGGCTGCCCTTTAAACTCGAAGACGGGCTTCAAGTCCTCGTGAACGGGCGGCTGACCATTTATCCGCCGCAAGGACGGTTCCAGATGGTGGCCGGCGCCATGGAACCCAAAGGCAAAGGCGGTCTTCAACTCGCCTTTGAACAACTCAAAGCCAAACTGGACAAAGAAGGATTGTTTGATCCGGCCCGCAAAAAACCGATCCCGACCCTGCCGGAATGGATTGCAGTGGTCACCTCGCGCGATGGCGCGGCGCTGCACGACATCCTGACGATTCTGGACCGGCGTTTGGCCGCCGTACGAGTCCTGGTCTGTCCCGTTAAAGTTCAAGGAGAAGGCTCGGCCGAGGAGATCACGGCGGCCATCCGCCAGCTCAATCGTGATTTCCCGAAACTGGACGCGCTCTTAGTGGGGCGCGGCGGAGGCTCCCTCGAAGACCTCTGGGCATTCAACGAAGAGACGGTGGCGCGTGCGATCGCGGCCTCCCGCATCCCGGTCATCTCCTGCGTGGGTCATGAAACGGATTTCACGATCGCGGATTTCGTGGCGGATTTGCGGGCCGCGACGCCTTCGGCAGCCGCGGAACTGGTTTCTCGCGCCAAAACCGAACTCGCGGAGCAGCTCCACCAATGGACGTCCCGCCTGCGGACCCGCATGACCCATCAGCTGAACGAACTGGAGCAGCGTCTTATCCATGCGCTCGCCAGTCGGATGCTGCAGCGCCCGCTCGTATTATTCGAAGAACACCTGCTGGCCATCGATGGCTTGCGCGAGCAGCTCATCCAAAACACCAGCCGGTGTCTTGAACAAGGAGACCAAACACTCCGCCATCTGATGGAAAAGTTGCATCTGCTCTCACCTTTGGCTACCCTTTCTCGCGGCTATACGATCACGTGGACCCTGCCGAAACACCAACTTCTTAAACGGGCCGCTGACGTTAAAGCCAAGGACCGGATTGAAGTACAATTACACGAAGGACGGATTTATGCCGAAGTCGAAAGAACTGAACTTTGA
- the rpsT gene encoding 30S ribosomal protein S20 produces MAKLKTGRHTSALKTHRQSERHAEANLNVLSRIRTIARKVEEAVAGKDAKSAKALLQEAFSAWDKAAKTGLIHDRAASRKKSRLAGRVSRLETAKA; encoded by the coding sequence ATGGCGAAATTAAAGACAGGACGGCATACATCCGCACTCAAAACCCATCGGCAGTCGGAACGTCATGCCGAGGCCAATCTCAATGTGCTCAGCCGCATTCGGACCATCGCTCGGAAGGTGGAAGAAGCGGTCGCGGGCAAGGATGCGAAATCCGCCAAGGCGCTTCTTCAGGAAGCGTTCTCCGCCTGGGACAAAGCCGCGAAAACAGGGTTGATTCACGATCGGGCGGCGTCGCGCAAAAAATCCCGATTAGCCGGGCGCGTCAGCCGTTTGGAGACTGCAAAGGCTTAA
- a CDS encoding TIGR00282 family metallophosphoesterase — translation MRILFFGDIIGRAGRQAFSDILPGLKKQYDAEFVIVNAENAAHGKGITPRLAEELWKSGADVLTLGNHSFDRKEIRTLLDDPRLIRPLNYPPGVPGHGSGVFKSRSGLSVAVIQVMGRVYMPLTDDPFRAVVQEIEKLSKETRIILVDMHAEITAEKAAMGWHLDGRASAVIGSHTHVQTADERLLTNGTAYITDIGACGPYNSVIGAEIRPATDRFLTGLHSHLGVASGDALVCACVVDIDDATGKARSIQRIQEMVPLPATLPEDS, via the coding sequence ATGCGAATTCTTTTCTTTGGCGACATTATCGGCCGCGCCGGACGGCAGGCCTTTTCCGACATCCTGCCCGGTCTCAAGAAACAATATGACGCTGAGTTTGTCATTGTGAACGCGGAGAACGCCGCGCACGGCAAAGGCATCACCCCGCGGCTCGCGGAGGAACTCTGGAAGTCGGGCGCCGACGTTCTCACCCTGGGAAACCATTCGTTTGACCGCAAAGAAATCAGAACCCTTCTTGACGATCCGCGCCTGATCCGGCCGCTGAACTATCCGCCGGGCGTTCCGGGACATGGCTCCGGGGTTTTCAAATCCCGTTCCGGCCTCTCGGTCGCGGTGATCCAAGTCATGGGGCGCGTCTACATGCCGCTCACCGATGACCCTTTCCGGGCCGTTGTCCAGGAAATCGAGAAATTGTCCAAAGAGACCCGCATTATTCTCGTGGACATGCATGCGGAAATTACCGCGGAAAAAGCAGCGATGGGCTGGCACCTCGACGGCCGCGCCAGCGCGGTGATTGGCAGCCATACGCACGTGCAGACCGCGGATGAGCGTCTCCTCACCAACGGGACAGCTTATATCACAGACATCGGCGCCTGCGGCCCATACAACAGCGTCATTGGAGCGGAAATCCGGCCGGCCACCGATCGTTTTCTGACCGGGCTTCACAGCCATCTCGGCGTGGCGAGCGGAGACGCTCTGGTTTGCGCCTGCGTTGTGGACATCGACGACGCCACCGGCAAAGCGCGCTCGATCCAGCGCATTCAGGAAATGGTTCCACTCCCCGCTACCCTGCCCGAAGACTCATGA
- a CDS encoding LptE family protein yields the protein MKRLRELGLLTLMVVLGGCSKYYYNPAPQVLPSYIQKIAIRTFANHTQQYGLEDKLTLAVQNEFNRDGRYAITTEDQADGVLIGDITRYILEPLSYDVNHVPTQYKLWIIADVTFYDKVKQQSLWKEPNMQGELRYYVASSGLPGAQTEEEARQTIWDELSRDIRTRTFEGFGTITGASDKAVPKSSPDQYNTVAPLPQGREGTPPPPPPENPSSPPPANPY from the coding sequence GTGAAACGATTACGCGAGCTGGGGTTGCTGACGCTGATGGTGGTTTTGGGCGGGTGTTCGAAGTACTACTACAATCCGGCGCCGCAGGTGCTGCCGTCCTATATCCAGAAGATCGCGATCCGAACGTTTGCCAATCACACCCAGCAGTACGGACTCGAAGACAAGCTCACCCTGGCAGTTCAGAACGAATTTAACCGGGATGGCCGCTACGCCATCACCACGGAAGATCAGGCCGACGGCGTGTTGATCGGAGACATTACCCGTTACATTCTGGAACCGCTCAGTTATGACGTGAACCATGTCCCGACCCAGTACAAGCTCTGGATCATCGCCGATGTCACGTTTTACGATAAAGTGAAGCAGCAGTCTCTCTGGAAAGAACCCAATATGCAGGGAGAGCTGCGCTATTACGTGGCCTCGTCGGGACTCCCCGGAGCCCAGACCGAAGAAGAAGCCCGGCAGACGATCTGGGATGAACTGTCGCGCGATATCCGCACCCGGACGTTTGAAGGCTTCGGCACCATTACCGGCGCCTCCGACAAGGCCGTCCCTAAATCATCGCCCGATCAATACAACACCGTCGCTCCCCTGCCGCAGGGCCGCGAAGGAACGCCTCCGCCCCCGCCGCCTGAAAATCCGTCGTCGCCCCCGCCCGCGAACCCGTATTGA
- a CDS encoding 5-formyltetrahydrofolate cyclo-ligase yields MGISTKTEIRARYIEKRNQLAPAVREQESAQIRECILQHPAWKEAGTLLLYVSCGSEVATHRLITEALEQKKRVIVPLISSDKNETLVSELYRFSELFPGPFKKVLEPGPAFRKLVDPSEVELALVPGVVFDKRGGRIGFGGGYFDRLLPKMPQAPRWGLAFSIQIYPAPLPKEAHDMRMHVLITEQGLMETRKP; encoded by the coding sequence ATGGGCATCTCAACCAAAACCGAAATCCGCGCCCGCTACATCGAAAAAAGAAATCAGCTAGCCCCTGCCGTCCGGGAGCAGGAGAGCGCACAGATCCGCGAGTGCATCCTCCAGCACCCGGCCTGGAAAGAGGCCGGGACTCTCCTCCTCTATGTGTCGTGCGGTTCCGAAGTGGCTACGCACCGGCTCATCACGGAAGCGTTGGAGCAGAAAAAACGCGTGATCGTCCCGCTCATCTCCTCAGACAAGAATGAAACGCTCGTCTCGGAGCTTTACCGGTTCAGCGAATTGTTCCCGGGCCCCTTTAAAAAGGTTTTAGAACCCGGACCGGCGTTTCGGAAATTGGTGGATCCGTCGGAAGTGGAGCTGGCGTTGGTGCCGGGCGTCGTCTTTGACAAGCGCGGCGGCCGCATCGGTTTTGGCGGCGGTTATTTCGACAGGCTTCTACCCAAAATGCCTCAGGCGCCCCGTTGGGGCCTGGCCTTTTCGATTCAGATTTATCCGGCCCCGCTCCCGAAGGAGGCCCATGACATGCGAATGCACGTTCTGATTACGGAACAAGGGCTGATGGAAACGAGGAAACCCTGA
- the holA gene encoding DNA polymerase III subunit delta — protein sequence MPMPIKADELFQAWSRQHWQSLYLFAGQEDFLIEQAVHQAMAHWLQADDSGLNRDRFDADNHSAEEIIQVVQTVPFFATTRVIQIDNASRFSASDQERLAESLSRLPPETRMIFIWGKEWRRDDSRKPLVEAVSRLGQVIIFWPLFPEPAQRWVVQRAKTLYAKTLAPDAAAWLVQHAGEGLRLLDQEIAKCTAYVGEKPGISLEDLQASFGYQKASSPFDWVTALRQKHHRPALQVLRHLLQEGEEPLHLLALVERALRDWLSAKASGENPSVLAMRFHIRRGEENRFSQELMLWDETELTMGLQRCVETEQRIKTGKETPEMALTLLTLSLCSLQTADAPG from the coding sequence ATGCCGATGCCGATCAAAGCCGACGAGCTCTTCCAGGCCTGGTCTCGTCAGCACTGGCAATCTCTTTACCTTTTTGCCGGACAGGAAGACTTCCTCATTGAACAGGCCGTTCATCAGGCGATGGCCCACTGGCTCCAGGCCGACGATAGCGGACTGAACCGCGACCGCTTTGACGCCGACAACCACTCCGCTGAAGAAATTATTCAGGTCGTCCAGACGGTCCCGTTCTTCGCCACCACTCGTGTGATCCAGATCGACAACGCTTCTCGATTTTCGGCGAGCGACCAGGAGCGCCTGGCGGAAAGCCTTTCCAGGCTGCCGCCGGAAACCCGGATGATCTTCATCTGGGGGAAGGAATGGCGGCGGGACGATAGCCGCAAACCCCTCGTTGAAGCGGTTTCCCGGCTGGGTCAGGTTATTATTTTCTGGCCGCTTTTTCCCGAACCAGCCCAGCGATGGGTTGTGCAGCGGGCCAAGACTCTTTATGCCAAGACGCTGGCTCCGGACGCCGCCGCCTGGCTCGTGCAGCATGCGGGGGAAGGGTTGCGCCTGCTCGATCAGGAGATCGCCAAGTGCACGGCTTACGTCGGTGAAAAACCCGGTATTTCACTCGAAGACCTGCAGGCTTCCTTTGGCTATCAAAAAGCCAGTTCTCCATTTGACTGGGTGACGGCGCTCCGGCAGAAACACCACCGTCCCGCGCTCCAGGTACTTCGCCACCTCTTGCAGGAAGGGGAAGAACCGCTGCACCTTCTGGCGCTCGTTGAGCGCGCCTTACGGGACTGGCTCAGCGCCAAAGCCTCCGGGGAAAACCCTTCGGTGCTGGCGATGCGGTTTCATATTCGCAGGGGGGAAGAAAATCGCTTTTCTCAGGAATTGATGCTTTGGGATGAAACGGAACTGACTATGGGCCTGCAGCGGTGCGTCGAAACGGAACAGAGGATTAAAACGGGGAAAGAAACTCCGGAAATGGCACTGACGCTGCTGACCTTAAGCCTTTGCAGTCTCCAAACGGCTGACGCGCCCGGCTAA
- the dxs gene encoding 1-deoxy-D-xylulose-5-phosphate synthase, which yields MGILEQIKDPSDLRKLQREQLPAVAAEMRERILETISKKGGHLSSSLGTTELTLALHYVFNTPKDKIVWDTGHQTYGHKLLTGRQDRFDTIRELNGLSGFLRRDESIYDAFGAGHASTAISAALGMAVARDQKNEDHRVVAIVSDGCITGGMSFEGLQNAGHIGTDLLVILNDNQMFISNRVGALGAFLTKMLTGGLAKKLENEVEKFLKRIQFYGSGLLRVAKRVRVLLFPGMLFEELGFSYFGPVDGHDLPRLTEILENIKGLKGPILLHIITKKGKGYEPAEKDPITWHGPGKFDVKTATMIKSSSTTPPPTYQKVFGQALVKLARTDSRIVTISAAMPEGTSTDLFRAEFPSRFFDVGLAEEHAVTFAAGMACENIKPVCAIYSSFMQRGFDQMEHDVGLQKLPVVFCMDRAGLVGEDGPTHHGVFDFAFSRIIPNFIVMAPSDENELQHMLKTALSLNLPTVIRYPRGSGEGVALDTDFHVLPVGRGSVLKQGNDVFLLAIGSMVYPSLRAAAMIEKEGLSCGVVNMRFVKPLDVELLQQLLRQTTNFVTVEEHVLPGGFGSAVMEALEGTDANIHRLGIPDRFIEHGPQNVLRDMVGLSYEKIAQSTLRFLRGKTRAPSAR from the coding sequence ATGGGCATCCTAGAACAGATTAAAGATCCGAGCGACCTCCGAAAGCTCCAGCGAGAGCAGTTGCCGGCGGTGGCGGCGGAAATGCGTGAGCGGATCCTGGAAACCATTTCCAAAAAGGGGGGGCACCTCAGCTCGTCCCTCGGCACTACGGAACTCACCCTGGCGCTCCATTATGTTTTCAACACCCCCAAAGACAAGATCGTCTGGGACACCGGCCATCAAACCTACGGCCATAAACTTCTGACCGGCCGGCAGGACCGGTTCGACACCATTCGTGAACTCAACGGACTTTCCGGGTTCCTGCGGCGAGACGAGTCGATTTACGATGCCTTTGGCGCGGGCCACGCTTCTACCGCCATCTCCGCGGCTCTCGGCATGGCCGTGGCGCGCGATCAGAAGAACGAGGACCACCGCGTGGTCGCCATTGTGAGCGACGGCTGTATTACCGGCGGCATGTCCTTCGAAGGGCTTCAAAATGCCGGGCACATTGGCACCGACCTGCTGGTGATCCTGAACGACAACCAGATGTTTATTTCCAACCGCGTCGGCGCCTTAGGCGCCTTCCTCACCAAAATGCTCACCGGCGGCCTGGCGAAAAAGCTGGAAAACGAAGTGGAGAAATTCCTGAAACGGATCCAGTTTTACGGCTCCGGCCTGCTGCGGGTGGCCAAGCGTGTGCGCGTGTTGCTGTTTCCCGGCATGCTTTTCGAAGAGCTTGGATTTTCCTACTTTGGACCCGTAGACGGACATGATCTGCCCCGCTTGACCGAAATCCTGGAAAACATCAAAGGACTCAAAGGACCGATCCTCCTGCATATCATCACAAAAAAGGGCAAAGGGTATGAACCGGCGGAAAAAGATCCGATCACCTGGCACGGCCCGGGGAAATTCGACGTTAAAACCGCCACCATGATCAAGTCTTCCTCCACCACCCCGCCCCCGACGTACCAAAAGGTTTTTGGCCAGGCGCTAGTGAAACTGGCCAGAACGGATTCACGGATCGTCACCATCTCAGCCGCGATGCCCGAAGGGACCAGCACCGATCTTTTCCGGGCGGAGTTCCCGTCCCGTTTCTTCGACGTCGGCCTGGCGGAGGAACACGCGGTGACCTTTGCGGCCGGAATGGCCTGCGAAAACATCAAGCCGGTCTGCGCCATCTACTCGTCTTTCATGCAGCGCGGGTTTGACCAGATGGAGCATGACGTAGGCCTCCAGAAGCTGCCGGTGGTTTTCTGCATGGACCGCGCGGGACTCGTGGGGGAGGATGGTCCCACGCATCACGGCGTTTTTGATTTTGCCTTCTCCCGGATCATTCCAAACTTCATCGTCATGGCGCCGTCCGACGAGAACGAGCTGCAGCACATGCTCAAAACCGCGCTTTCGCTCAATCTCCCGACGGTTATCCGGTACCCCCGCGGCTCCGGAGAAGGCGTTGCGCTGGACACCGATTTTCACGTCCTGCCGGTGGGACGCGGCTCGGTCCTGAAGCAGGGCAACGACGTATTTCTGCTTGCCATCGGATCCATGGTCTATCCCAGCTTGCGGGCCGCTGCGATGATTGAAAAAGAAGGCCTCTCCTGCGGCGTCGTAAACATGCGTTTCGTCAAACCCTTGGACGTTGAACTTCTTCAGCAGCTCCTCCGGCAAACCACAAACTTCGTAACCGTCGAAGAGCATGTCCTACCCGGCGGATTCGGCAGCGCGGTCATGGAAGCCCTGGAAGGTACGGATGCCAACATCCACCGCCTAGGCATTCCGGATCGCTTCATCGAACACGGACCGCAGAACGTGCTGCGCGATATGGTCGGTCTTTCATACGAGAAAATCGCCCAGTCCACGTTGAGATTCCTCCGCGGAAAGACGCGCGCCCCGTCGGCCCGCTAG
- the leuS gene encoding leucine--tRNA ligase: MKDVYDFKNIEKKWQETWRKQKVFAAKPNDPRPRYYCLEMFPYPSGNLHMGHVRNYSIGDVVARTHRMKGKNVLHPIGWDAFGLPAENAAIKNKVHPEKWTRQNIAAMRGQLQALGISYDWDREFATCDTEYYRWNQWFFLKFYEKGLVYKKKAAVNWCPSCQTVMANEQVSASGQCWRCDFTVEAKELEQWFIKITVYAEQLLKDNALLKGKWPNEVLVMQEHWIGRSDGAEVQFGVEGRTKKLTIFTTRPDTLFGATYMALAPEHPLARELAERNGTIQELNTLAASQRANKRDRQESADKNGFFLDAYAINPVNNQRIPIWVADYVLLEYGTGAIMAVPAHDQRDFDFATKYRMFINQVIQPHEQPLALPLTQAYEGEGVLINSGEFNGIPSTESKRKVAEWLEKRGTGKATVTYKLRDWLVSRQRYWGTPIPMISCPDCGIVPVPEKDLPVLLPTDVEFTGKGESPLATSASFQQVKCPTCHGNARRETDTMDTFVDSSWYYARYSDPRNNQNPFDAATVNPWLPVNQYIGGIEHATMHLIYSRFWHKAMRDLGLVQSPEPFERLLAQGMVTLGGSAMSKSRGNVVDPNAIIEKFGADTARLFILFAAPPEKQLEWSDTGVEGAWRFLNRVWRLVDNFLEKKKTGPAPVVEEKTKALRRKTHWAIAKVDRDYSKEIQINTAIAAVMELVNVLYVYDALGDCASEEAVQTVIQLLSPVAPHLMEELWESLGRSGRASESAWPAADPQWLEAETVEIVVQINGKLRDRIQIAPGTPNESLEKAVLALPKIHAGLDGKTVVKVIVVPDKLVNIVAR, encoded by the coding sequence ATGAAAGACGTCTACGACTTTAAAAACATAGAGAAGAAGTGGCAGGAGACGTGGCGAAAACAGAAGGTTTTTGCCGCCAAGCCAAACGATCCGCGCCCGCGCTATTACTGCCTCGAGATGTTCCCGTATCCGTCCGGCAACCTGCACATGGGCCACGTCCGCAACTACTCCATCGGCGATGTCGTGGCCCGCACCCACCGCATGAAGGGCAAAAACGTTTTGCACCCGATCGGCTGGGACGCCTTCGGGCTTCCGGCGGAAAATGCCGCCATTAAGAACAAAGTCCACCCGGAGAAATGGACGCGACAGAACATCGCGGCGATGCGCGGCCAGCTGCAAGCCCTTGGAATTTCCTATGACTGGGACCGGGAGTTCGCCACCTGCGACACGGAGTACTACCGCTGGAACCAATGGTTTTTCCTGAAGTTCTACGAAAAGGGCCTCGTCTACAAGAAAAAAGCCGCGGTGAACTGGTGCCCGTCCTGCCAGACGGTAATGGCCAATGAGCAGGTGTCGGCGTCGGGCCAGTGCTGGCGCTGCGACTTCACGGTGGAAGCCAAAGAACTCGAGCAGTGGTTCATCAAAATCACCGTCTATGCCGAACAGCTCCTTAAAGATAATGCGCTTCTCAAAGGAAAATGGCCGAACGAAGTGCTGGTCATGCAGGAGCATTGGATCGGCCGCAGCGACGGCGCGGAAGTGCAGTTCGGCGTCGAAGGCCGAACCAAGAAGCTCACTATTTTCACAACCCGGCCGGACACGCTTTTCGGCGCCACCTATATGGCGCTGGCCCCGGAGCATCCGCTGGCGCGCGAACTCGCCGAACGAAACGGTACGATCCAGGAACTTAATACCCTGGCCGCGTCGCAACGCGCCAACAAGCGCGACCGGCAGGAGTCCGCTGATAAAAACGGATTTTTCCTCGACGCTTACGCCATCAACCCTGTCAACAACCAGCGGATCCCGATCTGGGTGGCGGATTACGTTCTGCTGGAATACGGCACCGGCGCGATTATGGCGGTCCCGGCGCACGATCAGCGCGACTTTGATTTCGCGACCAAGTACCGGATGTTCATCAACCAGGTCATCCAACCTCACGAACAGCCATTGGCTCTACCGCTGACCCAGGCCTACGAAGGGGAAGGCGTCCTGATCAACTCCGGTGAATTCAATGGTATTCCTTCAACGGAATCCAAGCGGAAAGTCGCTGAATGGCTTGAAAAGCGCGGGACCGGGAAGGCGACAGTTACCTACAAACTCCGCGACTGGCTGGTGTCCCGGCAACGCTATTGGGGAACACCCATTCCCATGATCAGCTGTCCGGACTGCGGTATCGTCCCGGTCCCGGAAAAGGATTTGCCGGTCCTGCTACCGACGGACGTCGAATTCACGGGCAAAGGGGAATCTCCGCTGGCAACATCCGCCTCGTTCCAGCAGGTGAAGTGCCCGACGTGTCACGGAAACGCGCGCCGCGAAACCGATACCATGGACACCTTCGTGGATTCCTCCTGGTACTACGCGCGCTACAGCGACCCGCGCAACAACCAGAACCCCTTTGACGCGGCAACCGTGAACCCCTGGCTACCCGTGAACCAGTATATCGGCGGCATCGAACATGCCACCATGCATCTCATCTATTCGCGCTTCTGGCACAAAGCCATGCGCGACCTGGGGCTGGTTCAATCGCCCGAACCTTTTGAGCGCCTTCTGGCGCAGGGCATGGTCACCCTCGGCGGGTCCGCGATGTCCAAGTCTCGCGGCAATGTGGTGGATCCCAACGCCATCATCGAAAAATTCGGGGCCGACACCGCGCGGCTTTTCATCTTGTTCGCCGCACCGCCGGAAAAACAGCTCGAATGGTCTGACACCGGCGTGGAAGGCGCCTGGCGCTTCCTGAACCGCGTCTGGCGTCTGGTGGACAACTTCCTTGAAAAGAAAAAAACAGGTCCGGCGCCAGTCGTCGAAGAGAAGACCAAAGCGCTGCGGCGCAAGACGCATTGGGCCATCGCTAAAGTCGATCGTGACTACAGCAAGGAAATTCAGATCAACACCGCGATCGCAGCGGTCATGGAACTGGTCAATGTCCTCTATGTCTACGACGCGTTGGGGGACTGCGCCTCAGAGGAGGCGGTCCAAACCGTGATCCAGCTTCTGTCCCCGGTAGCACCGCATCTCATGGAAGAACTCTGGGAATCCCTGGGCCGGTCCGGACGGGCTTCGGAATCCGCCTGGCCAGCGGCCGACCCGCAGTGGCTGGAGGCTGAGACGGTCGAAATCGTCGTTCAAATTAATGGTAAACTTCGGGATCGGATCCAGATCGCCCCGGGAACACCCAACGAATCGCTGGAAAAAGCTGTGTTGGCCCTGCCCAAAATTCACGCCGGGCTAGACGGCAAGACCGTCGTCAAAGTCATCGTTGTCCCGGACAAACTGGTCAACATCGTGGCACGATAA
- a CDS encoding TlyA family RNA methyltransferase, whose amino-acid sequence METRFVSRGGTKLRGALDAFKISPEGKVCLDIGSSTGGFTDCLLQAGAKSVWAVDVGYGLLDYNLRKDPRVHILERTNFRFLESSVLKEIPTLITIDVSFISLSKIFPKIYEVAPSGADIVVLVKPQFEGTPKEAPEGFVKDEPTRQDILSRVRAMAEQAKFQIKAVSDSVLAGRKGNQETFFHLIKP is encoded by the coding sequence GTGGAAACCCGCTTCGTTTCCCGCGGCGGCACCAAACTGAGAGGCGCGCTTGACGCCTTTAAGATCTCACCCGAAGGCAAAGTCTGCCTGGATATCGGCTCTTCCACCGGCGGGTTCACCGACTGCCTCCTGCAAGCCGGCGCCAAATCCGTCTGGGCCGTTGATGTCGGGTATGGTCTCCTTGACTACAACTTGCGGAAGGATCCCCGGGTTCACATCCTGGAACGAACAAATTTCCGCTTTCTGGAATCCTCCGTCCTGAAAGAAATTCCCACACTGATTACCATTGATGTCTCGTTTATCTCTCTCTCTAAAATTTTTCCTAAAATCTACGAGGTCGCACCGTCCGGCGCGGACATTGTCGTTCTGGTGAAACCGCAGTTCGAGGGAACTCCCAAGGAAGCGCCGGAAGGCTTTGTGAAGGACGAGCCTACCCGCCAGGACATTTTGTCGCGGGTCCGTGCGATGGCGGAGCAGGCCAAATTTCAGATCAAGGCGGTTTCGGATTCAGTCCTGGCCGGCCGGAAAGGCAACCAGGAGACATTTTTTCACTTAATAAAACCATGA